One Cicer arietinum cultivar CDC Frontier isolate Library 1 chromosome 8, Cicar.CDCFrontier_v2.0, whole genome shotgun sequence DNA segment encodes these proteins:
- the LOC140919070 gene encoding uncharacterized protein, protein MTSIEFLGEGASLGRPPAFNGAAYMYWKEKMLIFLEACSLDILEAVIDGPFVPTIAGTGDSSIPKPRSDWVSKCKTAKEMWDTLQQTHEGTTNVKRAQINTLMHEYELFNMKKEESVNDMQTRFTHIVNNLNALGKAIDNEQQISKVMRCLTREWQPKITAIAESKDLVLFAAYYPILMKTGYGIRE, encoded by the exons atgacctCTATAGAATTCCTAGGAGAAGGTGCATCATTGGGAAGGCCCCCTGCATTTAATGGGGCTgcctacatgtattggaaagagaagatgttaatttttcttgagGCATGTAGTCTTGATATTCTAGAAGCTGTAATAGATGGTCCCTTTGTGCCAACCATAGCTGGCACAGGTGATTCATCAATCCCAAAACCTAGATCAGattg GGTGTCTAAATGCAAAACTGCCAAGGAGATGTGGGACACATTGCAACAGACGCATGAAGGAACAACAAATGTAAAAAGAGCCCAAATCAACACgctaatgcatgagtatgagctgttcaacatgaagaaagagGAGTCCGTTAATGATATGCAgacaagatttactcacatagtCAATAATCTAAATGCTCTTGGTAAGGCGATTGACAATGAGCAGCAAATCAGCAAAGTGATGAGGTGCTTGACCAGAGAGTGGCAGCCAAAGATCACTGCCATAGCAGAATCAAAAGACCTTG TACTATTTGCTGCTTATTATCCAATTCTGATGAAAACtggttatggcataagagagtAG